Below is a window of Agrobacterium vitis DNA.
CAATCGATGTGCATTTCTGCCGGAAATCATCCAGGGATTCCTGCAATTGCGCGTGGGCAAGATGCAGGACAGCCTGGCGAAGCGCCTCTTTTTCCGCCGGGTCACGCAATCCGCCAGCCGCAAAAAACTCCTCCAGATAATCCAGGCTACTCTGTATATGCTCGATGCGCTGGCGGGTGATGTCACCAATTTGCAAGGCCGAGAGCACATTGGCGATCTTGCCTTGAATGGCGCGGGTGAGCCCTTTCACATCATTGGCAATGCCAGCCATTGACTTGTGCTGGGTTGCCAACTGGTCGGAGCTGAGCGTCAGCGAGCTGACGATGGTGGGAATGGTATTGCTGAAATCCGACAAGATGCCATCGGAAAACGCCCGTGCCGTGTCCAACTGACCGCGCATACCCGCCAATTGCTCGGCAAACCGATCGATTTCCTCGGCACCGGACTGGATACGCTCGCGGATTTCATCGGCAAAGCCCGAGAACTCGGCAAGCCCCGCCCCGGTGATCTTCACGGTGATGGCGAATGTGCGCAGGTAGCGAATGGTCTCGCGCATTTCCTCGACATGCGAATAGGTCGAGGCACATTGATCGGAGATCTGGCTGAAGGATTCCTGGCGGGCCGATGCCCGTGCGGGCAGCAAGGCGAGATCGGAAACCGTCTTGCGAAGACCCTGCACAGTATCCGCTGTCGTCTTGCCATCGAGAACGCCGGTCAAATGGTCGAGGCTATCGACCAGACTGCCAAGATTGTCCATCACCGATACCAGTACGGCGCCGCCATCGAGAAAGGACTTCTCGATCCGCGAATGGGCGGAGGCAAGCTTCACCTCAAAATCGGAGTGGGAATTGCCGGTCGAATGGGCCTTGAAAACTGGTCGCACGAATACACCTCACAAGAGCGATATTTCGGCACATTAGCTCCAATTCAAGAATGACAGGTAAATTCCGCAAAACATTCGCATAGAATTCGAGATAATGACAAACCTTCAGGCCAGCCCTCCAGCCGGATGCATTTTCGCACCCGGCCAGCGACTTAACAGCGACTTAAACGCTTATTGTTCACCCAGTTTCATGGACGGATCATAGGTCTTGCCTTCGACGGTCTTCACCACCGCCTGCCCGCAATAGGTCTGGTTGACGGCAGGGTTGAATGTCAGGCTGGGCGAGCCGTGCAGTTCCCAGCCCTTGTTAAGGGCATCGGTCACCCGGTGACAAAAGGTGGCGTCGTCGGGACCGGTGAGAAAACGATAGACTTTCATGGGGATCATCCTTTCTGGATTGAAGATGATGGTCGTGGTTCAAGAAGAAACAGCTTGGACAGAAGATGCTCGGCTTCGGCGACATGCAGCCGCTCGATCATCCGGCCATGCAGATTGATGACATTGAGATGCGCTGCCTCGGGCGCCGAGAAAGCCGCGACAATTGCTCGCGCCTCGGCGATATCGGCTTCCGATGGGCCGAAATACAGGTTGGCCGCCTCGATCTGGGCAGGGTGGATCAGCATCTTTCCGTCAAAGCCCATCGAACGGCCCTGGCTGCATTCCGCTGCAAAGCCGTCCAGATCGCGAAAATCATTGGAAACCGCATCGATAACCTCAAGTCCGTACGCACGGGCAGCCAGGACCACCTGCATCAGCCAGGGAACCAGATATTGACGGCCAAGGCCCGGTGGCACCCGGGTTTCCTTGCGCAGGTCGTTCAGCCCGACCACAAGGCATTCCAACCCCAGTGCCGCGCCCGCACAGGCAAGCTCCGCCGCCGCCAGTACAGCCTTCGGTGTCTCGATCATCGCCCAGAGGGCAGGCCCCGCCCCGGCTGCGGTGCGAAGCCGGTGCAGGTCTTCCACCCGTTCAGCCTTGGGCAGCAAAACCGCGTCCGGCTTGATCGCCTTTACAAGGGCTAAATCCTCGACAAACCAGCGCGTATCACTGCTATTGACGCGGATAATGGCTTCACGACCGTTCAAATCCGCGTGTTGCAGAAACTGCCGCAGGATATCGCGTGCCTCGGCCTTGCTACCGTCTGCAACCGAATCCTCCAGATCGAAAATCATTCCATCGCAAGGAAGCGACAGGGATTTTTCCAATGCACGAAGGTTGATAGCGGGAACGCTGAGCAACGAGCGACGAAAGCGCGGCCTGCGATTGGGCGGATTGGTCTGCATGGCACTTCGCCTTTCGGTTGTCTGACCTTCATTGCGATAAGGGTTGCGACCTCAATAACTCTTGTAAAGCGTCAGGAGAAGCCCCACCTTCAAACCATTGAAAGGAACACTATGATGCAGAACCTTCGTGCTCTTGGATTGCTCGGCCTTGGGGTCATCGCCTTGACTGCGGCAGCTTTATTGACTTTCTCGCTGACGCTCGTGCTCGGTGCCGTCTTGACGGGAACGCTGGCTTGGCGTGCGTTGACGCTCAAGCCTAAGCCGGTTGCCGTTCACGCCCGCAAACGCCAGCCTGAAGAGCAGCAGCCGGTGCGGATTTGGAATGATGGGCGCGGAACCATTATCGATATGTAATAGGTCGCCGTACACGCGTGAGACCATGCGTCGATGAAGCAAGCGGCTCCAAGATTCTCCTTCAAATCGACAGGCTTTTCGGTTATGCGAAGAGCCAATCTCATTCAGGTCCAGTGAAGGTAACGTCTATGGAAAAGTTCACGAAGCTCACCGGGGTCGCGGCACCGCTGCCGGTCGTCAATATCGATACGGATATGATCATTCCGAAGGATTACCTGAAGACGATCAAGCGCACTGGCCTTGGAACAGGCTTGTTTGCCGAAGCCCGCTATCATCAGGACGGCTCGATCAATCCGGATTTCGTGCTCAACAAACCAGCCTATCAAAACGCCAAGATCCTGGTCGCTGGCGATAATTTCGGCTGTGGTTCCTCGCGTGAACACGCGCCTTGGGCCTTGCTGGATTTCGGCATCCGTTGCGTGATCTCCACCAGCTTTGCCGATATTTTCTACAATAACTGTTTCAAGAACGGCATCCTGCCGATCGTCGTCAGCCAGGAAAACCTGGAAAAGCTGATGGATGACGCCCAGCGCGGCTCTAATGCCGTCGTGACCGTGGATCTGGAAAGCCAGGAAATCACCGGCCCGGATGGTGGCAGCATCAGCTTCGAAATCGACGAATTCAAGCGTCATTGCATGCTGAACGGCCTCGATGACATTGGCCTCACCATGGAAAAATCCGGTGCGATTGCTTCGTTCGAGACATCCAACACCGCATCGCGCCCCTGGGCCTGAGCTGAAGTCATTCGTCACAACCCGCGGCAGTCATACCGAAGGCGGAACGCAGGTTCCGCCTTTTTCTTTGCCATCTAGCATGGTCAAACCGTACCGTTAGCAGCGCTGGCGTCCTTGAATTGCCCTTGATCGCCCGATAAAACCGCCGCACTCCTGTTTCAAACGAGGTCGGCTCATGACAGTTCGCAAACTCTTCCTTCTTCCTGGCGATGGCATTGGGCCTGAAGCCATGAACGAAGTTCGCAAGATCGTTTCCTATATGAATTCCGCGCTGGGTGCCGGCTTCGAGACTGATGAAGGTCTGGTCGGCGGCTGCGCCTACGACGCCCATGGGGCAGCGATTTCCGAGGCTGACATGGCCAAGGCGATGGCGGCGGATGCTGTACTGTTCGGCGCTGTCGGCGGTCCGAAATGGGATGGCGTCGAGTACGACGTACGCCCGGAAGCCGGCCTGCTGCGGCTGCGAAAGGATCTCGAACTGTTCGCCAACCTGCGTCCGGCGATCTGCTATCCGGCGCTGGCCTCTGCTTCCTCGCTGAAGCCGGAACTGGTTGAAGGCCTCGACATCCTGATCATCCGCGAGCTGACAGGCGGCGTTTATTTCGGTGAGCCGAAAACCATTACCGATATCGGCAATGGCCAGAAGCGCGCCATCGACACGCAGGTCTACGACACCTACGAAATCGAGCGGATTTCTGCTGTGGCCTTTGAACTGGCCCGCACCCGCCGCAATGCGGTCTGCTCGATGGAAAAGCGCAATGTGATGAAGTCGGGCGTGCTGTGGAACCAGGTGGTAACAGCGCTGCACAAGGCCAAGTTCTCCGACGTCAAGCTGGAGCATATGCTGGCCGATGCCGGCGGCATGCAATTGGTGCGTGCACCAAAGCAATTCGACGTCATCGTCACCGACAATCTGTTCGGCGACATGCTGTCGGACGTAGCGGCCATGCTGACCGGCTCGCTCGGCATGCTGCCATCCGCCTCGCTTGGCGCACCGGATGCCAAGACCGGCAAGCGCAAGGCCCTGTATGAACCCGTCCATGGCTCGGCACCGGATATTGCCGGTCGCGGCATTGCCAACCCGATTGCGATGATCGCCTCGTTTGCCATGTGCCTTCGCTATTCCTTCGCCATGGTCGATGAAGCCGACAAGCTGGAAAAGGCCATTGCCAACGTGCTCGACAAGGGCATTCGCACCGGCGACATCATGGCGGACGGCTGCAAGCAGGTCGGCACTGTTGAAATGGGCGATGCAATCCTCGCCGAATTCCAGTCCCTGATGAACTGATCGACGGGCTTGATAAGGATTTCTGGCGCAAGACGCAGGCTTGCGCTGGAACAGGAGTGCAGTGTCACATAGCTGAAGACATACCGCTGTATGTGCTGGTTCTCTGATAAGGGACGCAGCGCACGGGGGTCGCGATGACAATTCTTGCCAGGATCAAGAGTGGCCGGCGACGTGTGCCGGATTGCCGGACACGCCTTTGTCTGTTGGCGGGGTCAAGTCTGGTTGTGTTGATGGCGCTGCTGTTTGATACCGCCATCGGCAATGCGGGCCGCCTGACCTGCCCGGTCTTTTACCGGATTGCCACTGTTCTGACCCGCATCGGCCAATCGGACTGGTGTCTGTTGGTCAGTTTCCTGATCGCCCTTGAGGCCGCGGCGGCATCGCGATTGGCCAGAACGGCGGAGGACCGATGCCGGGCGCTGTTTATCAGCGCCCTCGGCAGCTATGCTTTCGTGTCGATCGCTGGTTCCGGAATTGCCGCCAACCTGCTCAAGCGGGCCTTCGGTCGGGCTCGCCCCGATCAGTTTTCCGATGCCGGTGCCTTCGACTTTCTCCCCTTTGCCGGTTCGGCGCGATTTGAAAGTTTTCCGTCGGG
It encodes the following:
- a CDS encoding chemotaxis protein is translated as MRPVFKAHSTGNSHSDFEVKLASAHSRIEKSFLDGGAVLVSVMDNLGSLVDSLDHLTGVLDGKTTADTVQGLRKTVSDLALLPARASARQESFSQISDQCASTYSHVEEMRETIRYLRTFAITVKITGAGLAEFSGFADEIRERIQSGAEEIDRFAEQLAGMRGQLDTARAFSDGILSDFSNTIPTIVSSLTLSSDQLATQHKSMAGIANDVKGLTRAIQGKIANVLSALQIGDITRQRIEHIQSSLDYLEEFFAAGGLRDPAEKEALRQAVLHLAHAQLQESLDDFRQKCTSIAANMSSFTSDAARVLALRDELNQSGGDNDRSLLRKMESDISHACALSARVQDRSHESDAVVSSVTQSAQALQEGIETIRSIKTDIHYMALNSNLRCSRLGDAGRSVNVVSGELRTFAAKLETPADAIVEDMRCVEEATASLTRDDSDDINHIHEPLNLALDKIRVVATDMEKGLEAFGAEGQLVFSRISAAVTKLDFDGELGGLLLDCLAIADRARGHMPALSAIPAAALPLSQKIFAIYTMAQERDIHQRFLPLQAGLDMVVDQAEVFEDDEQLFAGALF
- a CDS encoding DUF1737 domain-containing protein; the protein is MKVYRFLTGPDDATFCHRVTDALNKGWELHGSPSLTFNPAVNQTYCGQAVVKTVEGKTYDPSMKLGEQ
- a CDS encoding HpcH/HpaI aldolase/citrate lyase family protein produces the protein MQTNPPNRRPRFRRSLLSVPAINLRALEKSLSLPCDGMIFDLEDSVADGSKAEARDILRQFLQHADLNGREAIIRVNSSDTRWFVEDLALVKAIKPDAVLLPKAERVEDLHRLRTAAGAGPALWAMIETPKAVLAAAELACAGAALGLECLVVGLNDLRKETRVPPGLGRQYLVPWLMQVVLAARAYGLEVIDAVSNDFRDLDGFAAECSQGRSMGFDGKMLIHPAQIEAANLYFGPSEADIAEARAIVAAFSAPEAAHLNVINLHGRMIERLHVAEAEHLLSKLFLLEPRPSSSIQKG
- the leuD gene encoding 3-isopropylmalate dehydratase small subunit — protein: MEKFTKLTGVAAPLPVVNIDTDMIIPKDYLKTIKRTGLGTGLFAEARYHQDGSINPDFVLNKPAYQNAKILVAGDNFGCGSSREHAPWALLDFGIRCVISTSFADIFYNNCFKNGILPIVVSQENLEKLMDDAQRGSNAVVTVDLESQEITGPDGGSISFEIDEFKRHCMLNGLDDIGLTMEKSGAIASFETSNTASRPWA
- the leuB gene encoding 3-isopropylmalate dehydrogenase, which codes for MTVRKLFLLPGDGIGPEAMNEVRKIVSYMNSALGAGFETDEGLVGGCAYDAHGAAISEADMAKAMAADAVLFGAVGGPKWDGVEYDVRPEAGLLRLRKDLELFANLRPAICYPALASASSLKPELVEGLDILIIRELTGGVYFGEPKTITDIGNGQKRAIDTQVYDTYEIERISAVAFELARTRRNAVCSMEKRNVMKSGVLWNQVVTALHKAKFSDVKLEHMLADAGGMQLVRAPKQFDVIVTDNLFGDMLSDVAAMLTGSLGMLPSASLGAPDAKTGKRKALYEPVHGSAPDIAGRGIANPIAMIASFAMCLRYSFAMVDEADKLEKAIANVLDKGIRTGDIMADGCKQVGTVEMGDAILAEFQSLMN
- a CDS encoding phosphatase PAP2 family protein, whose amino-acid sequence is MTILARIKSGRRRVPDCRTRLCLLAGSSLVVLMALLFDTAIGNAGRLTCPVFYRIATVLTRIGQSDWCLLVSFLIALEAAAASRLARTAEDRCRALFISALGSYAFVSIAGSGIAANLLKRAFGRARPDQFSDAGAFDFLPFAGSARFESFPSGHATTIGAIMMIAALIAPRHRPILAIAALWLGMTRVMVGAHYPSDVVAGLGFGAWFAWIAALGFARRGLVFRLSSDGNLVLRQKLIGDSGQGYDMPHKAPTPQQEPAPSLSAAAA